TTCCTGGCTTTGAACTCGAAGAACAGGCGTGATTTGCCGACCCCGGGCTCCGCGGCAGCCGCGACGATCTGACCGTGCCCTGACTTCGCAATCTCGGCGGCCTGCTCCATTGCATCCATCTCGCGCTGGCGGCCCACAAACTTGGTGTAACCCCGGCTCGCCGAGCGTTGCAGCCGGGTGCGCAACGGTCCCAGCCCGGTCACTTCGTAGACATTGACCGGTTCACTAACCCCTTTGACCTTGGTCGGGCCGAGGGACTTGAAGAGGAAGTAGCCCTCACACAGCTTCCGAATCGGTTCGGTTGCCGCGATGGACCCGACCGGCGCGAGCGCCTGCATACGCGCCGCGATACCGGTGGAGTGACCGACGGGCACATACTCGCTGCGACCTTCCCCAGTCGCGATAGATCGCACCACGACCTCACCAGTGTTCACTCCCACGCGTGCCTGGATCGGAAGGCGGCCCTCGGCGCGGATGCGGTCCGAGTAGCGTTTCAGCTCCTCATGCATTCGCAGCGCAGCGTATAGGGCGCGCTGCGGGTGATCTTCGTGCGCGACCGGCGCACCGAACAGCGCGAAGATGCCGTCGCCGGTGGATTGCGCGACGTAGCCGCCGTAGTGGTGGACCGCCTCCATCATCAGTTTGAGTGCCGGGTCGACGATTGCTCGCGCTTCTTCCGGGTCGAGGTCTTCGATCAGGTCCATCGAGCCTTTGATGTCGGCGAACAGCGCGGTGACGGTCTTGCGCTCGCCGTCGAGCGCGGCACTATCGGCTCGTTCGCCGCTTAGGCTGATCCGCTCGGGTCTTGCGGTAGCAGCGGATGGCGCGGCTATCCCACCGAGCCGCTGGCCGCACTGCTTACAGAAGCTGGCGTCTGCAGGATTCTCTGCGCCGCACTTCGCGCAGCGACCCCCAATCGGGTTGCCGCAACCCACGCAGAATTTGGCGTCATCGGGATTGTCACGTGCGCACTTCGCGCAGTGCATGGTGGTTATCAAGGCCCTCCTCGCTGGCAAGACGGTCCAGACTAAACTCGTTTCAGCGAGTACCGCAAAGGCTCGATTTGAGTTTGGCGGAGCGACCGACACGCACCCTGGTTTCGCCAATTTCCCAGCGAGAAAAGCGCGCGCAATAAGGTCACGGTACCACCGTGCGGCGACCACAAGGACGATACCAAGCAGTCGTTTTGCTTTATGCGCCTAGCAAGCAAAAACGATTATCAATTTTTTGGCAAATACGCCGAAATCGAAGGGTGGATCCAGCCCGCGACTTGATTGTCACGGTGCTAATTAAAACCGCTCAAATTTCCGACGAGGGGTCGGGGTCCGGGCCAGCGCGCGCATAGGAAATTACGGGGACAGTCGGGAATTTTGACTATCAAAGATAGACGGAATTTGACTATCAATTTTCGACTTTTTTTGCTGGCGGTCGAGAGGAGGACAAAAGGGGCGGTGCGATTTGGAGGCGGGGCCGTATGACCCAGGCTTGGAGCCAAGTCGCCGCGTCCGAGCCAGAGCTCTGGCGAGGGGCGGCCAGGTGATATCCTTGGCCGTTCGCCGTTGTCTTGTATATCCCTACCATACAGAACTGACGGTTGCGGTCGATGCGCTCATTGTAGGAGGTCGCTTATGGTTTGGCGTGGGTTGGTTGCAAGCGAGGCGCTCAAACTCGTCCTGTTCTCGCTCGCAATCTTCTTGTCTCTCGCCCGTCTTTGGCGAGCGACCAAGCCCCCCTTACGACTGGCGCTGAGTCACAATACGAATTCGGATATGAACACTAGGATGCGTACGGTTACGCGATGCACGAGTTTCATCTGGGTGATTCTGTCTCGGGAGTGTGTACTCCCGGTTTTTTCACTTCTGGATGGTATTTGCTCACATCTCGTCTTGAACTCTGCTTGACAGTATAGCATTTCTGGCGCGTTAGCGACCCGACGGAGAAAGGTGCCATGCCCGAGCGAGACGCCAAACCGACGCGGCGTTACCTCACCCACTTCCTTGATTCATCGCGATGGTCGTCGATTCCACTTCGCCCAGGCGACATCATCGTATCGACTAGTCGGAAGTCGGGAACGACCTGGATGCAGCGTATGGTTTCCGTGCTGATCCACGGCGAGCATCTACCGGGGGCCCTATCCGAGATTTCGCCATGGATTGATTTGCGCTCGTTTCCGGTTCCGATCGAGGCGCTTGCGGCTCGACTCGCGGCTCAGACTTTTCGGCGCTCGATGAAAGCGCATCTGCCGTTTGATGCGCTGCCCTATGATCGCGAAGTCAAGTACATCTGCGTCGGTCGCGATGGGAGAGATGTGGCGCTGTCGGCGCACAATCATTTCGTCGGCCTCACCGATCAGGCGATCGAGATGTCTAATGCCCCCGCGGGACTGTTCCCCGATCGCTACGAGCGGGTGCCCGCCGACATTCATGCATTTATCAAAGAATGGCTGACGCGGGGCAATCCGCATCTCGCGTGGGAGAACGACGGCTATCCTGCGATGTCGCATTTCAGACAGATTCAAAGCTTCTGGGATTTTCGCGATCTCCCCAACGTCTTCATGAGCCACTACGAAGACCTGAAGACCGATTTCGCTAACGAAGCACGAAGGATTGCTAAATTTCTCGAAATCGATGCGAACGACGAACTCATCCGCATCGCGGAACGACTTTGCTCCTTCGAAGCGATGAAGCGTGACGGCGCCGAACTCATGCCGTTGGCGGTTGCCATACTCAATGGCGGAGCGCAACGCTTCTTCAATAAGGGCGTGTCGGGCCGATGGAAAAATGTCTTCACCGCCGAGGAGTCGGCGCTCTACGACGCCGCCGTTCGTCGCAGCCTCACGTCCGATTGCGCGCGCTGGCTGGAGCGGGGCAGGCGCGCATTGGCGAGTTGATTTGGCTTTACGCATGGCGAAATAAAAGGAGGGCCTTAAACAATAAGAAGTATTTGGCTTAGTTTGGTAATTTTTCGTGTTCGGAGCGCGCCTTCGAGTGGCTTTATTTTTCCGGGAGCATGTACTTGAATCAAATCTACCACCCATAGCTACATGCGCCGCGATGTCCGCCTAACTATTTTATCGGCCAGCCTTCGGCGGGCTTTTTCTTCTGGAATGATTCCTTGATGGCCGGTCTCCAAGTGCGGTCCCAATGCGCAAGATTTCAGGTTTAGGATCGCGCCTCGCTTTCGTACCCTGGAATGTGGCCGGGACGGCCACATTCGCGAGCACGGTTGAAAGTGTCACGCTTGACCTCCGCGCAAACGGACCCCGCGTCCATCGGTAGCGTCGATCCACCCGCATCGAGGCTTGGATTCGCCGGATCTAGCGCGCAGCCACCCGCAAAGACGATACGGAGCAAGCGTTTTGTCAAGGTGTTTGGTCAAGGTGTTTGGTCAAGGTGCTGAGCAAGCTGCTTAGCATCTCCCCTATCTCC
This DNA window, taken from Candidatus Binataceae bacterium, encodes the following:
- a CDS encoding sulfotransferase domain-containing protein; its protein translation is MPERDAKPTRRYLTHFLDSSRWSSIPLRPGDIIVSTSRKSGTTWMQRMVSVLIHGEHLPGALSEISPWIDLRSFPVPIEALAARLAAQTFRRSMKAHLPFDALPYDREVKYICVGRDGRDVALSAHNHFVGLTDQAIEMSNAPAGLFPDRYERVPADIHAFIKEWLTRGNPHLAWENDGYPAMSHFRQIQSFWDFRDLPNVFMSHYEDLKTDFANEARRIAKFLEIDANDELIRIAERLCSFEAMKRDGAELMPLAVAILNGGAQRFFNKGVSGRWKNVFTAEESALYDAAVRRSLTSDCARWLERGRRALAS